One window from the genome of Diabrotica virgifera virgifera chromosome 6, PGI_DIABVI_V3a encodes:
- the LOC126885845 gene encoding uncharacterized protein LOC126885845: protein MQSKQSLNHFPKISLNLKNSALSAVKALHVVAYGDKGLPRQTRKNVRNFTNFAWDKESEEYSTKIEDVKNKLSMPDLVAVCSVLDLNYTGSEDDVIERICSFLNKSSSSNSDDDGDKDVYHKENGKDVTEDDRYNEDNDANSDKDAYHEEEGKDVTDDDNNDDDMDDERTTDLFTRNRSKSNKMTRGRLNDSFALTFRDVEDSIRNFDG from the coding sequence ATGCAGTCTAAACAATCTCTTAACCATTTTCCAAAAATTAGTTTAAACCTTAAAAATTCGGCATTAAGTGCTGTTAAGGCGTTGCATGTTGTCGCGTACGGGGATAAAGGGTTGCCGCGACAAACTAGGAAGAATGTGCGGAATTTTACAAATTTTGCGTGGGATAAAGAATCCGAGGAATATTCCACAAAAATAGAAGACGTGAAAAACAAACTAAGTATGCCGGACTTAGTAGCAGTTTGCAGTGTTTTAGATCTGAACTACACTGGTTCAGAAGACGACGTGATTGAACGTATTTGTTCATTTTTGaacaaatcatcatcatcaaataGCGATGATGACGGTGATAAAGACGTTTATCACAAGGAAAACGGTAAAGACGTTACCGAAGACGATCGCTATAATGAAGATAACGACGCAAATAGTGATAAAGACGCTTATCACGAGGAAGAAGGTAAAGACGTTACCGACGACGATAATAATGATGACGATATGGATGATGAAAGGACGACGGATTTATTTACGAGGAATAgatcaaaatcaaacaaaatgaCGAGAGGTAGACTGAATGATTCATTTGCCTTAACTTTTAGAGACGTAGAGGACAGTATAAGAAATTTCGACGGATAA